One Dromiciops gliroides isolate mDroGli1 chromosome 3, mDroGli1.pri, whole genome shotgun sequence DNA segment encodes these proteins:
- the IL18 gene encoding interleukin-18 isoform X4: MADEMYCDSEDNVINLIEIEFRDGTLYFKAEDDDLLQSDDFQKLEDPKKAILRNLNNQVLMKKSGMDIAVLEDMTDYEIQANAPQTIFIMQAYKETEPSGMAIAILVKSKNQIYSLSCQNKELHFKEGATPNHIAATKSDFIFYQKKVIGHEKMQFESSLYPGYFLACKKEQQGYFKLVLKEGYQEDDEFMMFIVQYC, encoded by the exons ATGGCTGACGAAATGTACTGTGATTCAGAAGACAATGTTATCAACCTTATAGAGATAGAGTTTCGAGATGGTACCCTTTACTTCAAAG CTGAAGACGATG ATCTCCTGCAATCAGATGACTTCCAAAAGCTCGAAGACCCCAAAAAAGCAATCTTAAGAAACTTGAACAATCAAGTTCTCATGAAAAAAAGTGGGATGGACATAGCTGTTCTCGAGGATATGACTGATTATGAGATTCAAg CAAATGCACCgcaaactatttttataatgcaAGCCTATAAAGAGACTGAGCCCAGCGGTATGGCAATAGCCATCTTGGTGAAGAGTAAAAACCAGATTTATAGTCTGTCCTGCCAGAACAAAGAACTTCACTTTAAG gaAGGTGCTACTCCAAATCATATTGCAGCTACAAAAAGTGATTTTATATTCTACCAAAAGAAGGTTATAGGTCATGAGAAGATGCAATTTGAGTCTTCGTTGTACCCAGGATATTTTCTGGCTTGTAAGAAGGAACAGCAGGGCTAttttaaacttgttttaaaaGAAGGCTATCAAGAAGATGATGAGTTTATGATGTTTATTGTTCAAtattgctag
- the IL18 gene encoding interleukin-18 isoform X5, whose product MADEMYCDSEDNVINLIEIEFRDGTLYFKDLLQSDDFQKLEDPKKAILRNLNNQVLMKKSGMDIAVLEDMTDYEIQANAPQTIFIMQAYKETEPSGMAIAILVKSKNQIYSLSCQNKELHFKEGATPNHIAATKSDFIFYQKKVIGHEKMQFESSLYPGYFLACKKEQQGYFKLVLKEGYQEDDEFMMFIVQYC is encoded by the exons ATGGCTGACGAAATGTACTGTGATTCAGAAGACAATGTTATCAACCTTATAGAGATAGAGTTTCGAGATGGTACCCTTTACTTCAAAG ATCTCCTGCAATCAGATGACTTCCAAAAGCTCGAAGACCCCAAAAAAGCAATCTTAAGAAACTTGAACAATCAAGTTCTCATGAAAAAAAGTGGGATGGACATAGCTGTTCTCGAGGATATGACTGATTATGAGATTCAAg CAAATGCACCgcaaactatttttataatgcaAGCCTATAAAGAGACTGAGCCCAGCGGTATGGCAATAGCCATCTTGGTGAAGAGTAAAAACCAGATTTATAGTCTGTCCTGCCAGAACAAAGAACTTCACTTTAAG gaAGGTGCTACTCCAAATCATATTGCAGCTACAAAAAGTGATTTTATATTCTACCAAAAGAAGGTTATAGGTCATGAGAAGATGCAATTTGAGTCTTCGTTGTACCCAGGATATTTTCTGGCTTGTAAGAAGGAACAGCAGGGCTAttttaaacttgttttaaaaGAAGGCTATCAAGAAGATGATGAGTTTATGATGTTTATTGTTCAAtattgctag
- the IL18 gene encoding interleukin-18 isoform X1, translating into MLTCLAEVGRKMADEMYCDSEDNVINLIEIEFRDGTLYFKAEDDDLLQSDDFQKLEDPKKAILRNLNNQVLMKKSGMDIAVLEDMTDYEIQANAPQTIFIMQAYKETEPSGMAIAILVKSKNQIYSLSCQNKELHFKEGATPNHIAATKSDFIFYQKKVIGHEKMQFESSLYPGYFLACKKEQQGYFKLVLKEGYQEDDEFMMFIVQYC; encoded by the exons TAGGTAGAAAAATGGCTGACGAAATGTACTGTGATTCAGAAGACAATGTTATCAACCTTATAGAGATAGAGTTTCGAGATGGTACCCTTTACTTCAAAG CTGAAGACGATG ATCTCCTGCAATCAGATGACTTCCAAAAGCTCGAAGACCCCAAAAAAGCAATCTTAAGAAACTTGAACAATCAAGTTCTCATGAAAAAAAGTGGGATGGACATAGCTGTTCTCGAGGATATGACTGATTATGAGATTCAAg CAAATGCACCgcaaactatttttataatgcaAGCCTATAAAGAGACTGAGCCCAGCGGTATGGCAATAGCCATCTTGGTGAAGAGTAAAAACCAGATTTATAGTCTGTCCTGCCAGAACAAAGAACTTCACTTTAAG gaAGGTGCTACTCCAAATCATATTGCAGCTACAAAAAGTGATTTTATATTCTACCAAAAGAAGGTTATAGGTCATGAGAAGATGCAATTTGAGTCTTCGTTGTACCCAGGATATTTTCTGGCTTGTAAGAAGGAACAGCAGGGCTAttttaaacttgttttaaaaGAAGGCTATCAAGAAGATGATGAGTTTATGATGTTTATTGTTCAAtattgctag
- the IL18 gene encoding interleukin-18 isoform X3: MLTCLAEVGRKMADEMYCDSEDNVINLIEIEFRDGTLYFKDLLQSDDFQKLEDPKKAILRNLNNQVLMKKSGMDIAVLEDMTDYEIQANAPQTIFIMQAYKETEPSGMAIAILVKSKNQIYSLSCQNKELHFKEGATPNHIAATKSDFIFYQKKVIGHEKMQFESSLYPGYFLACKKEQQGYFKLVLKEGYQEDDEFMMFIVQYC; encoded by the exons TAGGTAGAAAAATGGCTGACGAAATGTACTGTGATTCAGAAGACAATGTTATCAACCTTATAGAGATAGAGTTTCGAGATGGTACCCTTTACTTCAAAG ATCTCCTGCAATCAGATGACTTCCAAAAGCTCGAAGACCCCAAAAAAGCAATCTTAAGAAACTTGAACAATCAAGTTCTCATGAAAAAAAGTGGGATGGACATAGCTGTTCTCGAGGATATGACTGATTATGAGATTCAAg CAAATGCACCgcaaactatttttataatgcaAGCCTATAAAGAGACTGAGCCCAGCGGTATGGCAATAGCCATCTTGGTGAAGAGTAAAAACCAGATTTATAGTCTGTCCTGCCAGAACAAAGAACTTCACTTTAAG gaAGGTGCTACTCCAAATCATATTGCAGCTACAAAAAGTGATTTTATATTCTACCAAAAGAAGGTTATAGGTCATGAGAAGATGCAATTTGAGTCTTCGTTGTACCCAGGATATTTTCTGGCTTGTAAGAAGGAACAGCAGGGCTAttttaaacttgttttaaaaGAAGGCTATCAAGAAGATGATGAGTTTATGATGTTTATTGTTCAAtattgctag
- the IL18 gene encoding interleukin-18 isoform X2, which yields MLTCLAEGRKMADEMYCDSEDNVINLIEIEFRDGTLYFKAEDDDLLQSDDFQKLEDPKKAILRNLNNQVLMKKSGMDIAVLEDMTDYEIQANAPQTIFIMQAYKETEPSGMAIAILVKSKNQIYSLSCQNKELHFKEGATPNHIAATKSDFIFYQKKVIGHEKMQFESSLYPGYFLACKKEQQGYFKLVLKEGYQEDDEFMMFIVQYC from the exons GTAGAAAAATGGCTGACGAAATGTACTGTGATTCAGAAGACAATGTTATCAACCTTATAGAGATAGAGTTTCGAGATGGTACCCTTTACTTCAAAG CTGAAGACGATG ATCTCCTGCAATCAGATGACTTCCAAAAGCTCGAAGACCCCAAAAAAGCAATCTTAAGAAACTTGAACAATCAAGTTCTCATGAAAAAAAGTGGGATGGACATAGCTGTTCTCGAGGATATGACTGATTATGAGATTCAAg CAAATGCACCgcaaactatttttataatgcaAGCCTATAAAGAGACTGAGCCCAGCGGTATGGCAATAGCCATCTTGGTGAAGAGTAAAAACCAGATTTATAGTCTGTCCTGCCAGAACAAAGAACTTCACTTTAAG gaAGGTGCTACTCCAAATCATATTGCAGCTACAAAAAGTGATTTTATATTCTACCAAAAGAAGGTTATAGGTCATGAGAAGATGCAATTTGAGTCTTCGTTGTACCCAGGATATTTTCTGGCTTGTAAGAAGGAACAGCAGGGCTAttttaaacttgttttaaaaGAAGGCTATCAAGAAGATGATGAGTTTATGATGTTTATTGTTCAAtattgctag